A window of Hydrogenophilus thermoluteolus genomic DNA:
GGTACTCTTTCGGGAGCGCCGCGAACTTCTCTTTGTTGATGTACAGCGTCAGCTGCGCACCACCTTCCCACCAGCCCGGATAGTAGTAGTGAGGCGCCACTTTGTAGAAACCGAGCTTGAGATCGTCGTACGGGCCAACCCATTCGGTGGCGTCGATCGTTCCCTTTTCGAGCGCTTGGTAGATTTCACCGCCCGGGATACTTTGCGGAACGCCACCGAGTTTTGTCAGTACTCGGCCCGCAAAACCAGAAATGCGGATCTTCAACCCCTTGATGTCGTCAACCGACTTGATCTCTTTGCGGTACCAACCCCCCATCTGCGTGCCGGTATTCCCCATCGGCAGGCTGACGATGTTGTATTTCGCATAGAATTCGTTCATCAGCTGGTTGCCGCCGCCGTCGTACATCCATGCGGTGAGCATCCGCGAGTTGAGGCCAAACGGTACCGCGCAGTCGAACGCGAACGCTTCGTTCTTGCCGAAGAAGTAGTAGGGCGCGGTATGGGCCAATTCGATGGTGCCTTGCTGAACGGCGTCCAACACCCCGAAAGCGGGCACCAGTTCGCCGCCAGCGAAGACCTGGACTTCGAATTTACCGCCGGACATCTGGTTGATGGCGTTCGCGAAGTCTTCCGCCGCGCCGTAGATGGTGTCGAGCGCTTTCGGGAAGCTCGACGCCAACCGCCAACGGATTACTTCTTGTGCATGGATGATCGCAGGCGCCGTGCCGGCAGCCAGAATGCCGGCAAGGCCGGCGCCTTTGAGGAAACGACGACGTTCCATAATCACCTCCTTGGATACGGGTTTGTTATGCGAACTGAACGGTTCAGTTGGCGGCGTTTATGATAACGCAAAAATTATTGACCCGCTATTTGCACTGCAGCAATCGCGGTGCTGCCCAACCGAAAGCGGCGGTCGGGGCGGGCGTCGTCGGCAACGCCGATCAACCCGGCAAAAAGCTCTGGGAGCGTGCCCGAGACCGTGATTTCATGCACCGGATAGGCGATCGCACCGTTTTCGAACCAGAATCCGGCCGCGCCGCGCGAGTATTCGCCGGTAACCGTATTGACCCCATGACCCAAGAGTTCGGTGATCAATAGCCCGTGATCGACCGTGGCCAGAAGCGCAGCGAGCGAATCGTGGGTGGTGGTGGGCAACAGGTTGTGCGCGCCGCCTGCATTACCGGTGCTGACCAACCCGAGTTTGCGCGCGGTGTAGCTGGACAAAAAGCGTCCGACCCATCGGCCCTGGTCGATCACAAGGCGTGGCGCCACGCGCACCCCTTCGGCGTCAAATGGGCAGGAGCCAAAACCTTGGGGCAGCCACGGATCCTCTTGGACCGAAAACCATTCGGGAAAAAGCTGCGTTTCGAACCGTTCCAGCAAAAACGTGGCACGGCGGTAGAGCGCGCCGCCACTTGCCGCGGCGACGAAGTGACTCAAAAGCGACGGCGCCACTTCGGGGCTGAAGACGACCTCATAGCGTCCCGTGGCGAGTTTGCGCGCGTTGCGGCGCTGCAATGTCCGCGTCGCGGCTTCAACACCAATCGCTTCGGGATCGGGCAATTGGTCGGCTACGCGGCGGCTTGCCCAGGCACCGTCGCGCACCAGCGAGCCGTCGTCACTTTGTGCCAGCAATACGCAAGAATAGGAATGGGCTGTTTCGGCGGTGACCCCTGAAAAACCGAGGGTATTCGCGATCGCACTCAGTTCCACTTCGGTGGTGCAGGTGGCTCCTTCGGAATTGACGATCCCCGTTTGCGCCGTTCCGGCCGCTTCGAGGCGCTGGGTAAGCGCGATCAACGTTTCAGGAGTCACCGACCAAGGGTGGTAGCAGCCGAGGTCAGGCGCGGCACTGGGGTCGGCAAGCCATGAAGGATCGGGAAGCCCGGCGGCAGGATCGGGTTCGGTGTGGCGCGCGATCGCCACTGCGGCTTGCACGGTTGCTTCGATCGCGCGCGGAGAAAGGTCACTCGTGGCGGCGTGCCCGGTACGCCCGTCGAGGTAAACGGTCACCGAGAGGGTGCGTTCGCGGTGGTGCTCGATGGTTTCGACTTCGCCGTGGCGTACCGTGATGGAGCGTCCCACTCGTTCCGAAACCCCTGTTTGTGCTGTTGCGCCAAGAAGGCGTGCCCGTTCGGCGGCATGTTCCGCAACGCGTTGGAGTTGCTGTTGCCAGTGCGGCAATGAAGGCAAGCCAGGGTTCATGCGTGATCCTCAGGGAAAATTTGCGATAATTCTATAATGGAACCGCAAGAACTCTCGAAAACCAAGCGCAAAGCGCGCATGCACCAACTGCAAGCGGTAGGGGAAGCGCTGTTGGCGCTGCCGGTGGAGCGGTTGCGCTGGTTGGCGCTCCCGCGCGATCTCGCGCAGGCGCTCGCGGAAGCGAGACGGCTATCTGGTCACTTCGAGGCCTACCGGCGCCAGATGCAGTATGTGGGGCGTCTTCTGCAACCGTACGAACTGGAACCGCTGCAGGCGCTGGTTGCTTCCCTGTGTCCCGGTGGGGCGGTCGATGCGCAGTGTCAACGGGAAGCGGAACGCCTTGCCGCCGAATTTCTTGCCGATGAGTCGGTGGTGGGGGAACTGTTGTCCCGCTTTCCCGAGTTCGACGTGCCCTATTGGCGGCAAATGCGACGCGCTGCGTTGAAAGGCTTGGCGGCAGAACCGCAAGACCTCTTGCCGCGCCGTCGCTTGGTGGCAGCGCTTAGGCACGCGATCGAGGCGACATTGGTACTGACGCTCCCGGAACGGAGCGCAGTGGAGACGGATCACGACGAGGAGACCGACGATGAGTGAACCCGAGGTGGTCATTGGGTTGGTGTCGATCAGCGACCGCGCATCGAGCGGCGCCTACGAAGACAAAGGAATTCCTGCGTTGGAGTCGTGGCTCAACCGCGCGCTCGTTACCCCTTGGCGGGCGGAAAAGAGGCTGATCGCCGATGAGCAGCCGGTGATCGAGGAGACGCTCAGAACGCTAGCCGACACGTGCGGTTGTTGCCTGATTCTGACCACGGGAGGAACGGGTCCTGCACCGCGCGATGTCACGCCCGAGGCGACGCTCGCGGTGGCCGATCGCGTCCTGCCCGGTTTTGGCGAAGAGATGCGGCGCATCAGTCTCAATTTCGTACCTACCGCGATCCTTTCACGCCAAGTGGCGGTCGTGCGCGGAAAAACCTTGATCGTCAATCTGCCTGGCCAACCGAAATCGATCGTGGAAACTCTGGAGGGGCTCCGTCATGAAGACGGCAGTTGGCGGCACAAAGGGATTTTCGCCGCGATTCCCTACTGTATCGACTTGATCGGCGGCCCGTATATTGAAACGGATCCCGACGTGATCCCCGCGTTTCGGCCGAAAAGCGCGCAACGTCCCACAACCAAGAAGGTCTCATAGCCATGAACCCTAGAAGTTCCGTTCGGTTTCATATCGACGACACTCGGATTCGCGACATCCAAGAGTTGGTTCCGCCCATCCATGTGCTGCGGGAATTCCCGGCGACACCGGCTTCGGCGCAAACTACGTTCGAAGCCCGACAGGCGATCCACCGTATTCTCCACGGTGCGGATGAGCGCTTGGTCGTCGTGGTGGGACCCTGTTCGATTCACGATCCGGACGCGGCGATCGAATACGCCACGCGCCTCAAAAAAGAGGCTGAGCGTCTTGCGAACGAGCTGTTGATCGTCATGCGGGTCTATTTCGAAAAACCCCGAACCACTGTGGGCTGGAAGGGGTTGATCAACGATCCGTACTTGGACGGTACCTATTGCATCAATGATGGCATTCGCATCGCGCGCAAACTCCTCTGCGAGATCACGGAGATGGGGCTCCCGGCTGGAACCGAATTCCTCGACATGATCACGCCGCAATACATCGCCGACTTGATCGCGTGGGGGGCAATCGGTGCCCGCACCACGGAAAGCCAAGTCCATCGTGAATTGGCCTCTGGGCTCTCCTGCCCGGTGGGTTTCAAGAACGGTACCGACGGCAACGTCAAGATCGCAATCGACGCGATCAAAGCGGCGCAGGCACCGCACCACTTCCTTTCGGTGACCAAGGCGGGCCATTCGGCGATCGTGAGTACCGCGGGGAACGAAGATTGTCATATTATTTTACGCGGCGGCAAAGCGCCTAACTACGACGCGGCAAGCGTGCAAGCGGCGTGCCAGGAGATGGCGAACGCCGGTTTGCCGGCGCGTATCATGGTCGATTGTTCCCATGGGAACAGCCGGAAAGATCACCGTCGTCAAGCAGAAGTGGCGCAAGCGGTAATGGATCAACTGGCGCAAGGGGAGGAGCGCATCATCGGCGTGATGATCGAATCCCACCTCAAAGAGGGGCGCCAGGATCTGATTCCGGGGCAACCGCTCGAATACGGCAAAAGCATCACGGATGCCTGCATCGGTTGGGAAGATACCGTCCATATCCTGGACGGTTTGGCGCATGCCGTGCAGTTGCGACGGGCGGTGCTGGCGCAACGCGGCGACTGACCGGTAGCCGCCCCGTCAGCGGGATTTCGGGGCGTCGAGCCGCTTCTGCCACAAGACATCCGGGGTACCGCTTCGCGCGTTGAGGGTGCGCGCCAGCACGAACAAGAGGTCTGAGAGGCGGTTGAGATAGCGCGCAACAACCGGACGCAGCCGCTCTTGGGGCTCCACACGTGCCAAGCGTACCACTTCCCGTTCCGCGCGGCGGCAGACGGTGCGCGCCAAATGCGCAAGCGCGGCGGCGCGCGTGCCACCTGGCAAAATGAAATCCTTGAGCGGCGGCAGCGTTTCGTTGAGCCGATCGAGCGCTTGCTCCAATTCATCGACCCGGCTTTCGGCAAAGAGCGCCATACCCGGTAGGCACAATTCTCCGCCCAGATCGAAGAGCTCGTGTTGGAGGCGGACGATCAGCGCAGCAAGATCCTCCGGAAGGGGTTCGCAAGCCAGTAGCCCCAAAATGGCGTTGAGTTCGTCTACGGTGCCGATGGCTTCGATGCGCGGATCGTCCTTGCCGGTGCGTTCGCCCGAACCCAAGCCGGTGGTGCCGTTGTCGCCGGTTCGTGTGTAGATTTTGCTGAGGCGATGTCCCATCGCGCTTCCTTCCCGAGTGGTCTGTACGCGGCGATTGTACCGGAAAGCCGATCGCGCAGCTTGGTGAAAACGACTGGCGTTGTGCTACAATTTCCCGCTCACGCGGAGAGGTGGGTGAGTGGTTTAAACCGCACGCCTGGAGAGCGTGTTCAGGGTGATACCCTGACGCGGGTTCGAATCCCGCCCTCTCCGCCAGCGCGAACGAAAAAGGGGTTTACAACAGACGATCGCGCCAGTATAATTCGCTTTCTCTGCTGTGGGGGTATAGCTCAGTTGGTAGAGCACTTGCATGGCATGCAAGGGGTCAGCGGTTCGAATCCGCTTACCTCCACCAGAATGGTTTGAGGCAGCGTCCCTATCGTCTAGAGGCCTAGGACACCGCCCTTTCACGGCGGTAACGGGGGTTCGAATCCCCCTAGGGACGCCAAAGGTTGAACGCGGAGCGGTAGTTCAGTCGGTTAGAATACCGGCCTGTCACGCCGGGGGTCGCGGGTTCGAGTCCCGTCCGCTCCGCCAGTTTTGGGCAGCGTCCCTATCGTCTAGAGGCCTAGGACACCGCCCTTTCACGGCGGTAACGGGGGTTCGAATCCCCCTAGGGACGCCAAAGGTTAAACGCGGAGCGGTAGTTCAGTCGGTTAGAATACCGGCCTGTCACGCCGGGGGTCGCGGGTTCGAGTCCCGTCCGCTCCGCCACCCACTCAGTGTCATGCAAAGAAAAAAGCCACCGGTCGGTGGCTTTTTTCTTTTGCGAAGCGTCGCATCGACGGTCACAGCCGATCGCCGCGTGCGAAAAAGGGGCCATTGCCGCTACGCTTGCTGCATGAAGCAACGCCGCGGCTGCACTGGCCACGGCCTGCAAAAGCGCCGCGGCATACTATGGCTATGCCCGCTGAAGCGCTACGGCCGCTACGCCCGCCGCATCGATTCGAAAAACTCGGCGTTGTTCTTCGTGGCTTTGATCTTGTCGAGCAAAAATTCGGTGGCCTCGAGATCGTCCATGCCGTACAGGAGTTTGCGCAGCACCCATATTTTCGGCAGGACCGAGGGGTCCAGAAGCAGCTCTTCGCGGCGGGTGCCTGAGCGGTTCACGTTGATCGCCGGATAGACCCGTTTTTCCGCCATGCGGCGATCCAGGTGCAGTTCCATGTTGCCGGTGCCTTTGAACTCTTCGTAGATCACGTCATCCATTCGGCTGCCGGTGTCGATCAGCGCCGTGGCGATGATCGTCAGACTTCCCCCTTCTTCGATATTGCGCGCGGCACCAAAGAAGCGTTTGGGCTTTTGCAGCGCGTTGGCGTCGACCCCACCCGTGAGCACTTTTCCGGACGCCGGCACGACCGTGTTATACGCCCGCGCCAAGCGCGTCAGCGAATCGAGCAGAATTACCACGTCCTTTTTGTGTTCGGTGAGGCGTTTTGCTTTTTCGATCACCATTTCGGCTACCTGCACGTGGCGCGTTGCGGGTTCGTCGAACGTCGATGCGATCACTTCTCCGCGCACGGAACGCTGCATTTCGGTGACCTCTTCCGGGCGCTCGTCGATCAAAAGCACCATGAGCACCGCTTCGGGATGGTTCGACGCGATCGCGTGCGCGATGTGTTGCAGCATCACGGTCTTGCCGCTTTTGGGGGGCGCAACGATGAGACCGCGCTGTCCTTTGCCGATGGGGGCAATGATGTCGATCACGCGGCCGGTGAGGTTCTCTTCGCCGCGGATATCGCGTTCCAGGCGAAAGGGTTCGTTGGGGTGCAGCGGCGTGAGGTTCTCGAAGAGGATCTTGCGCTTGCAGACTTCGGGCGGATCGCCGTTGATGTGGTCGATCTTGGTTAGCGCAAAGTAGCGTTCGCTATCTTTAGGGGTGCGAATCTCCCCTTCGATCGTGTCGCCGGTATGGAGGTTATAGCGGCGGATTTGCGAAGGGGAGACATAGATGTCGTCGGGGCTTGCGAGGTACGAAGTGTCCGGCGAGCGAAGAAAACCGAAACCATCCGGGAGAATCTCTAGGACGCCACCACCGTAGATCGGTTCTCCCCGTTTGGCGCGTTGTTTGAGAATCGCAAACACCAATTCGTGCTTGCGCAAACGGTTCGCGTTTTCGATCCCGGTTTCGCTGGCCAAGGTCAACAGTTCACTGACGTGAAGCGTTTTGAGTTCGGAGAGATGCATGATGGTTCGCTATCGGATACTCAAACTGAACAGTGAGGAACCCGAACACCACGGGTCCTGAACGATCAAAAAGTGAGCGGTTGGGGGAAAGCGAAGGCTGCCCGAACGAGGGTCGAGCAGCGCGTGTAAAATTTTAGAGGTGGCTATCGATGAACGCGGTCAGTTGCGACTTGGAAAGCGCGCCCACGCGGGTTGCTTCCACGTTGCCGTTTTTGAAGAGCATGAGCGTGGGGATACCGCGCACGCCGAACTTACTGGGCGTTTCCGGATTGTCGTCGATGTTGAGCTTGCAGACTTTGAGTTTGCCTGCATACGCTTCAGCGATTTCGTCCAGGATCGGCGCGATCATTTTACAGGGACCACACCATTCTGCCCAGAAATCGAGCAGCACCGGCATTTCGGATTTGACCACTTCCTGTTCGAACGTGGCGTCGCTCACGTGATGGATGTGTTCGCTCATGAGACACTCGAATCCAATGGGGTTGAGGAGGAATAAAAAGACGTGCCCGAACGATACGTCAGCGTGCGCGCTTTGTCAATGGTTGTATGCCCTCAGAAGCATAGAACGAAGGGGTGGGATGTGGCATCATGTGCACACCGTGTTCAAACAAGGAGCGTGCCATGACCTATGTCGTCACTGAAGCCTGCATCAAATGCAAATATACCGATTGCGTCGATGTCTGCCCGGTGGATTGTTTCCGTGAAGGGCCCAATTTTTTGGTGATCGACCCGGACGAGTGCATCGACTGTTCGTTGTGTGTCCCCGAGTGCCCGGTTGAGGCGATCTACGCCGAAGACGATGTGCCCGAGGATCAGCGCGAGTTCATTGCGCTCAATGCGGAATTGGCCAAACAGTGGCCGCCGATCGTCGAGCGCCATGAGCCGCTTCCTGACGCCGACCAGTGGGCGGGTGTGAAGGAGAAAAAACATCTGTTGCAGCGATAATCGGTTTCGATTATAATGAGTTCAAACGTTTGTTTGAACCTTCTTATTTAGGAGAAGGTGATGAAAGTTCGCGAAATTTTGGCGGTCAAAGGCAACGCATTGTTTACGGTCTCCCCGGCGGCGACGCTCAAAGAGGCGGTGGCAACCATGGTGCAAGAGGATATCGGCTCCTTGGTCGTTTTCGATGGGGGGCGCCTGGTCGGTTTATTGACCTTCCGGGAAGCGCTCAAAGCGATTGCCCAAGCCGGTGCGGCCTGGGAGCAGCGCCCCGTGCGGGAGACGATGCTTGCGGCGCCGATGACCGTTTCGCCGGACACCGAAGTCGAGCCGTTGCGTGAACAGATGGTGCGCGTGCACCAGCGCTATTTCCCCGTGATGGATGGGGAGACGTTGCTGGGTGTGGTGTCGTTTCACGACGTCGCGAAAGCGGTTCTCGAAGAGCAAAGTTTCGAAAATCGAGCGCTCAAGGCGTTCATCAAAGGGATTCAAGACGAAGAAGCCTCCCGCTGACGGGGACGTTGCTTGCGATACGGACGGCAGGGCGGCTTCGGTGTGCGTCTGAAACGAGTCGTTGTACCGGAGGAGAAACCCATGGAGAAAATCTGGCTCAAAAGCTATCCGGAAGGCGTGCCTGCCGAAATCGGACCACTTCCTTATTCATCGCTGGGTGACCTGTTTGCGCAATCGGTAGCCCGCTACGCCGATCGCCCTGCCGCGGCGTGTATGGGGCAGGTGCTGACCTATCGTGAGCTGGACGAGCAGTCGCGCGCTTTTGCCGCGTACCTGCAGCAAGTGATTCAATTGCCGAAAGGGGCGCGGGTCGCCCTCATGATGCCCAACGTCCTGCAATACATGGTTGCGCTCTTTGGCGTGCTGCGCGCGGGCTATGTGGTGGTGAACGTCAACCCGCTCTATACCCCGCGGGAGCTCGAGCACCAGTTGAAAGACTCCGGCGCAGAGGCGATCGTCATCCTAGAGAACTTTGCCCATACCTTGGAAGCGGCAATTGCGCATGGTGTTCGAGTGCCCCACATCATCGTCACGTCGTTGGGGGATCTTTTCCCAGGGCTGAAAGGGGCGATCACCAACTTTGTCGTCCGGTATGTGAAAAAGATGGTCCCAGCTTGGCGCCTGCCTCAGGTAACCCGCTGGCAGGAAGCGCTGGCGGCGGGTGCCAAAACCACGTTGCAGCCGGTTGCGGTTGGCCCCGAGGACATTGCGTTTCTGCAATACACCGGTGGCACCACCGGGGTTGCGAAGGGGGCGGTGCTACTCCATCGCAATATCCTTTCGAACGTCGCGCAGGCCACCGCATGGATTCGCGAGGCGGTCAAGGAAGGGGAAGAGATCGTCATCACGGCGCTGCCGCTCTACCATATCTTTGCGCTGACCGCAAACTGCATGACCTTTACTGCGCTGGGTGGCCTCAATGTGCTGATTCCCAATCCTCGGGACATTCCGGGGTTCGTCAAAGAGCTCGGCAAGTGGCGCTTCACGGTAATGACCGGGGTCAATACGCTCTTCAACGCGCTCTTGAACCACCCCGAGTTTGCCAAACTCGATTTTTCGGCGTTCAAAGTCACACTGGGCGGGGGCATGGCGGTGCAAGAAGCCGTCGCGAAACGGTGGAAGCAGGTGACCGGCAAACCCCTTTTGGAGGCCTATGGTCTGACGGAAACTTCGCCGGCGGTGACGATCAACCCGATGACGCTTCAAGAGTACAACCACTCGATTGGCCTGCCGCTGCCCTCGACTGAGATCTCCATCCGCTCGGATGCTGGAGCCGAATTGCCCGTTGGTGCCGAAGGGGAACTCTGTGTGCGTGGTCCGCAGGTGATGAAAGAATATTGGAACCGTCCAGACGAAACGGCGAAAGTGTTTACCGAAGATGGGTTCTTGCGGACGGGTGACGTGGCCAAAATCGATGAAAACGGCTTTGTCTATCTGGTCGACCGCAAAAAGGACATGATCCTGGTCTCCGGTTTCAACGTCTATCCCAACGAGGTCGAGGACGTGATTGCGCTCCATCCGGGCGTGCTCGAAGTTGCGGTGATCGGGGTGCCGGACGAAAAGAGCGGTGAAGTGGTGAAGGCGTTCGTGGTGAAGAAAGACCCGGCGCTTACCGAAGAAGCGATCATCGCATGGTGCCGCGAGCGGCTCACGGGGTACAAAGTGCCGAAACGCGTCGAATTCCGCGATGAGCTGCCGAAGACCAACGTCGGCAAAATTCTGCGCCGCGCGCTGCGGGAGAAACGGGCAGAAAAAGTCGCCAAGGGGCAATAACGGGATGGGGGCTCGTCCCCAACTCAGCACGTGCGGTTCGGCCAAAGGGCGAAATGCGATACCAGTGGGGTTTTCCCTACTATCGCACTCGCCCTTTTTTTCTTTATCCTTCGATTGCCCAACAGTTGTTGGGATGGAAACCTTGGAGGATAGGTGATGAAGCAAAAAACCCTTTTGGCAGCGGTTGGCGCTGCATTGGCGGTTGCGGCGGTGGCACCCGCACAAGCCGGCGAAACCATGGACGCGATCAAAGCGCGCGGCGAGATCCGTTGCGGCGTGAGCGACGGGCTCCCTGGCTTTTCGTACACCGATCAAAAAGGTGTGGTCCGTGGGATCGACGCCGACTTCTGCCGTGCGCTCGCAGCCGCGGTCTTCGGTGATGCGAACAAAGTGAAATTTACGCCGCTCACTGCCAAAGAGCGGTTCACAGCGCTGCAGTCCGGTGAAATCGATGTGCTCAGTCGCAATACCACCTGGACGATGTCGCGCGACACCGGCATGGGGATGGTCTTCCCGGCTGCGGTCGTTTACTACGATGGTCAAGGCTTCTTGGTGAACAAGAAGCTGGGCGTGAAGAGCGCGAAAGAGCTCGACGGCGCTACAGTCTGCATCCAGGCAGGGACGACCACCGAACTCAACCTGGCCGACTACTTCCGCACCCACAAGATGCAATATACGCCGATCACCTACGACAAATCGGACGAATCGGCGAAAGGGCTTGAAGCGGGCCGCTGCGACGTGCTGACCTCGGACCAGTCGCAGCTCTACGCGCAGCGGATCAAGATGGCGAATCCGGACCAATACGTCGTCCTGCCGGAAGTGATCTCGAAAGAGCCGTTGGGCCCCGTGGTGCGTCCGGGTGATCACGAATGGTTCAGCACCGTGCGCTGGACCCACTACGCGATGCTCATCGCCGAAGAGCTCGGCGTGACCTCGAAGAACGTCGATGAGATGAAGAAATCGAACAACCCTGAAATCCGCCGTCTCCTTGGCGTCGACGCCGATTTCGGCAAAGCGATCGGATTGCCGCAAGACTGGGCATACCAAGTGATCAAACAAGTGGGTAACTACGGCGAATCGTTCGAGCGTAACGTCGGCAAAGGAAGCCCGCTGAAGATCGAGCGTGGCCTCAACGCGTTGTGGACGCAGGGTGGCCTGCAGTATGCGCCGCCGATTCGCTGATTGCGATCGTTTGACCCTCTTCTGAGTGCGGACCCCCTGTCGGAATGGGCAGGGGGTTCCTTTTCGTTCCAGCCGCGAGAATGGCCATGAAACCTTCACGCAGTGCGTTTCTTTCCTGGATCTACGATCCCAAAATCCGAGGAATCATCGCGCAGGTCGTCACCCTCATCGTTTTAGGGCTTTTGGTTGGTTGGCTTGCGCACAACGCGATCGTGAACCTCGCTGCGCGCGGGATCGCATCGGGTTTCGATTTCCTGAACGACCCGGCCGGATTCGGCATTCTGCAAACCCTGATCCCGTACACGGAATCGGACACCTACGCGCGGGTTTTCGTCATCGGACTGTTGAACACCTTACTGGTTTCCGCGCTGGGGATCGTCGCCGCGACGATTCTGGGCTTCATCATGGGGGTGGCGCGCCTTTCGAAAAACGCGTTGGTTTCGGCGCTGGCAACCGTCTATATCGAAACCTTTCGCAACATCCCTCCGCTTTTGCAGATTTTCTTCTGGTATTTCGCAGTGTTGCAAGCGATGCCGTCTCCACGGCAGAGCTTGGGATGGTTCGATGCCGTTTTCCTCAATATTCGCGGTCTCTATCTGCCGCGCCCCATACCTACAGAAGCGGTCACCGCGTTTGTCGTTGCGGTGGTGCTGGCGTTCGTCCTCTGGTGGGTGATCGCACGCTGGGCCAAACGCCGTCAGGACGAGACGGGACAACCGTTCCCGGTTTTTTGGACCGGACTGGGGTTGGTGGTGCTCCTGCCGTACCTGGCTAGCCTCATCTTCGGTTCGCCGTTTACCTGGGAAGTCCCGCGCCTGCGTGGCTTCAACTTCGTGGGCGGCTGGGTAATGATCCCTGAGCTCGTGGCGTTGTGGGTGGCGTTGTCGATCTATACCTCCGCATTCATCGCGGAGATCGTGCGCGCAGGGATCTTGGCGGTGCCGCACGGGCAAACGGAAGCGGCGATGGCGCTGGGGCTGACGTCGCAGCAGCGGTTGCGGTTGGTAATCCTGCCGCAAGCGATGCGGGTGATCATTCCGCCGCTTACCAGCCAATACCTCAATTTGACGAAAAACTCGTCGCTGGCAGCAGCGATCGGCTACCCGGACATCGTCGGGCTATTTGCCGGTACGGTACTCAACCAGACCGGGCAGGCGATCGAAACCATCGCGATGGCGATGGCGGTCTATTTGACGATCAGCATCACGATTTCGCTGTTCATGAACTGGTACAACAAGCGCATGGCGCTGGTGGAGCGATAAGGAGCGACTGGGCTTATGACACACGAAACCGCATCCTCGCTGCAACCACCCAAAGTGATCTTTTCTCCCATCGGGTGGATGCGCGAACACCTCTTTTCCAGCGTCTGGAACTCAATCCTCACCCTGATCACCCTCTATATCCTATGGTTGCTGGTGCCGCCGGTGATCGAATGGGCGTTCCTCAAAGCCTCCTGGGTGGGGACATCCCGAGACGATTGCACACCTGGCGGCGCGTGCTGGGTCTTCATCGCGCAGCGCTGGTCGCAGTTCATGTACGGGTTCTACCCAGAGGCGTTGCGTTGGCGCGTCGACCTTGCCGGGATCTTGGCCGTGCTCTGGGGTGGGCCGCTCCTTTTCCAGCGCTTTCCTTGGAAAAAGCTGTTTGGCTTCTCATTCCTGATTGGGTACCCGCTGATTGCCTGGTGGCTGCTCTACGGCGGTGACCTTTTCGGCATGACTACGGTTCCCACCGATCAGTGGGGCGGCTTGATGCTGACCCTGGTGATCGCCGCTGTGGGGATCGCAGGCGCGATGCCGTTGGGCATTCTCTTTGCGTTGGGGCGGCGCTCCGAGCTGCCCGTGATCAAAGCGGTGTCGATCGCGTTCATCGAGTTTTGGCGCGGGGTACCGCTCATTTCGGTGCTCTTCATGTCCTCGGTGATGCTGCCGCTCTTCCTGCCGGAGGGGATGAACTTCGACAAACTGGTGCGTGCGCTCATCGCGGTGGTGCTCTTTCAGGCTGCCTACATCGCCGAAGTGGTGCGCGGCGG
This region includes:
- a CDS encoding amino acid ABC transporter permease — its product is MKPSRSAFLSWIYDPKIRGIIAQVVTLIVLGLLVGWLAHNAIVNLAARGIASGFDFLNDPAGFGILQTLIPYTESDTYARVFVIGLLNTLLVSALGIVAATILGFIMGVARLSKNALVSALATVYIETFRNIPPLLQIFFWYFAVLQAMPSPRQSLGWFDAVFLNIRGLYLPRPIPTEAVTAFVVAVVLAFVLWWVIARWAKRRQDETGQPFPVFWTGLGLVVLLPYLASLIFGSPFTWEVPRLRGFNFVGGWVMIPELVALWVALSIYTSAFIAEIVRAGILAVPHGQTEAAMALGLTSQQRLRLVILPQAMRVIIPPLTSQYLNLTKNSSLAAAIGYPDIVGLFAGTVLNQTGQAIETIAMAMAVYLTISITISLFMNWYNKRMALVER
- a CDS encoding amino acid ABC transporter permease, producing the protein MTHETASSLQPPKVIFSPIGWMREHLFSSVWNSILTLITLYILWLLVPPVIEWAFLKASWVGTSRDDCTPGGACWVFIAQRWSQFMYGFYPEALRWRVDLAGILAVLWGGPLLFQRFPWKKLFGFSFLIGYPLIAWWLLYGGDLFGMTTVPTDQWGGLMLTLVIAAVGIAGAMPLGILFALGRRSELPVIKAVSIAFIEFWRGVPLISVLFMSSVMLPLFLPEGMNFDKLVRALIAVVLFQAAYIAEVVRGGLQAIPKGQYEAAQALGLNYWQMMGLIILPQALKLVIPGIVNTFIALFKDTSLVIIIGLSDFFMIIHRATVDPAWLGFATEGYVFAAAVYWIFCFGMSRYSIALEKRLNTDHRR